The Aeromicrobium sp. Leaf245 genome includes a region encoding these proteins:
- the thrC gene encoding threonine synthase — translation MAQPWRGVVEEYREWLPVDEHTPVITLGEGGTPLVHSTWLSALVKGDVWLKVEGDNPTGSFKDRGMTAAISVAVGEGAKAVVCASTGNTSASMTAYAARAGLTPIVLVPHGKIATGKMAQAVMHGAEVIQVRGGFDECLQLSRGLAEEYPVALVNSVNPVRLQGQKTASFEIVDVLGDAPDLHVLPVGNAGNISAYWMGFTEYADAGLATRRPRMWGFQAEGAAPIVRGAVVPRPETVATAIRIGNPASWHLAEAARDSSGGRIDAVNDEQILDAQRRLGSQDGVFVEPASAAGVAGLLAAAEAGEVEPGLTITVTVTGHGLKDVETALSGVGSVVDSVIDADVHDAAAAAGLA, via the coding sequence ATGGCACAGCCGTGGCGCGGAGTCGTCGAGGAGTACCGAGAGTGGCTCCCGGTCGACGAGCACACCCCTGTGATCACGCTGGGTGAGGGCGGGACACCGCTCGTGCACTCCACCTGGCTGTCGGCGCTCGTCAAGGGCGACGTCTGGCTCAAGGTCGAGGGGGACAACCCCACGGGGTCCTTCAAGGACCGTGGCATGACCGCCGCGATCTCGGTCGCGGTCGGTGAGGGCGCCAAGGCCGTGGTGTGCGCCTCGACCGGCAACACGTCGGCCTCCATGACGGCCTACGCCGCACGGGCGGGCCTGACCCCGATCGTGCTCGTCCCGCACGGCAAGATCGCCACCGGCAAGATGGCGCAGGCGGTGATGCACGGCGCCGAGGTCATCCAGGTCCGTGGGGGCTTCGACGAGTGCCTCCAGCTCTCGCGCGGGCTCGCCGAGGAGTACCCGGTCGCCCTCGTGAACTCGGTCAACCCGGTGCGTCTGCAGGGGCAGAAGACGGCGTCGTTCGAGATCGTCGACGTGCTCGGCGACGCCCCCGACCTGCACGTGCTCCCCGTCGGCAACGCCGGCAACATCTCCGCCTACTGGATGGGCTTCACCGAGTACGCCGACGCCGGCCTCGCCACGCGGCGCCCCCGCATGTGGGGCTTCCAGGCGGAGGGCGCCGCACCGATCGTGCGCGGTGCGGTGGTGCCCCGCCCCGAGACCGTCGCCACGGCCATCCGGATCGGCAACCCCGCGTCGTGGCACCTCGCGGAGGCGGCTCGGGACTCCTCCGGGGGTCGCATCGACGCCGTGAACGACGAGCAGATCCTCGACGCGCAGCGCAGGCTCGGCTCGCAGGACGGCGTGTTCGTCGAGCCGGCGTCGGCCGCGGGCGTCGCCGGTCTCCTCGCCGCCGCCGAGGCGGGCGAGGTCGAGCCGGGTCTCACCATCACGGTCACGGTGACGGGCCACGGCCTGAAGGACGTCGAGACGGCGCTGTCCGGCGTCGGCTCGGTGGTCGACTCCGTGATCGACGCCGACGTGCACGACGCCGCCGCCGCTGCCGGCCTGGCCTGA
- a CDS encoding homoserine dehydrogenase, protein MTTAPAAVRPLKVALLGCGVVGSEVARLLTRDGDELARRIGAPIELVGIAVRRLGRDRDLDLPTDLFTTDALALVSRGDLDVVIEVIGGIEPARELILAALEHGASVVTANKALLAEDGAHLFESAEKAERDIAFEAAVAGAIPIVRPLQESLAGDAVERVLGIVNGTTNFILDAMTTTGAGFSEALDEAQRLGYAEADPTADIEGFDAAAKAAIIASLAFHTRVTIGDVHREGITDVTAGDVRSADEMGCVVKLLAICEKIQTPDGPAVSARVHPAMIAKSHPLASVRGAYNAVFVESESAGRLMFYGPGAGGAPTASAVLGDVVSVARNRRQGVHGPGETSHADLEVLDVGRARTRYHVSIDVDDRAGVLASVADAFAGFDVSIKTVRQEGHGSDAQLVIVTHEADDAALAATVEAVRALDMVRDVTSVMRVEGLDQ, encoded by the coding sequence GTGACTACCGCACCCGCCGCCGTCCGACCCCTCAAGGTCGCCCTGCTGGGCTGCGGCGTCGTCGGCTCCGAGGTCGCACGCCTGCTGACCCGCGACGGTGACGAGCTGGCCCGGCGGATCGGTGCGCCGATCGAGCTCGTCGGCATCGCCGTCCGGCGGCTCGGGCGCGACCGCGACCTCGACCTCCCGACCGACCTCTTCACGACCGACGCCCTCGCGCTCGTGTCCCGGGGCGACCTCGACGTCGTGATCGAGGTGATCGGGGGCATCGAGCCGGCCCGCGAGCTCATCCTCGCCGCACTCGAGCACGGAGCCTCCGTGGTCACGGCCAACAAGGCCCTGCTGGCCGAGGACGGGGCCCACCTGTTCGAGTCCGCCGAGAAGGCCGAGCGCGACATCGCCTTCGAGGCCGCCGTCGCCGGCGCCATCCCGATCGTCCGCCCCCTGCAGGAGTCCCTGGCCGGTGACGCCGTGGAGCGGGTGCTCGGGATCGTGAACGGCACGACCAACTTCATCCTCGACGCCATGACCACCACCGGGGCCGGCTTCTCCGAGGCGCTCGACGAGGCTCAGCGGCTCGGCTACGCCGAGGCCGACCCGACCGCCGACATCGAGGGCTTCGACGCCGCGGCGAAGGCCGCGATCATCGCCTCGCTGGCCTTCCACACCCGCGTCACCATCGGCGACGTGCACCGCGAGGGCATCACCGACGTGACCGCCGGCGACGTCCGCTCCGCCGACGAGATGGGCTGCGTGGTCAAGCTCCTGGCCATCTGCGAGAAGATCCAGACCCCCGACGGCCCGGCCGTCTCGGCGCGTGTCCACCCCGCGATGATCGCGAAGAGCCACCCGCTCGCCAGCGTGCGCGGCGCGTACAACGCCGTGTTCGTGGAGAGCGAGTCGGCCGGACGTCTGATGTTCTACGGCCCGGGGGCCGGGGGAGCGCCCACCGCGAGCGCGGTCCTGGGCGACGTCGTCTCGGTGGCGCGCAACCGCCGCCAGGGCGTGCACGGCCCGGGCGAGACCTCCCACGCCGACCTCGAGGTGCTCGACGTCGGCCGGGCGCGCACCCGCTACCACGTGTCGATCGACGTGGACGACCGCGCGGGCGTGCTCGCGTCCGTCGCCGACGCGTTCGCCGGCTTCGACGTCTCCATCAAGACGGTCCGCCAGGAGGGCCACGGGTCCGACGCACAGCTCGTCATCGTGACCCACGAGGCCGACGACGCCGCCCTGGCCGCCACGGTCGAGGCCGTGCGCGCGCTCGACATGGTGCGCGACGTCACCTCGGTCATGCGCGTGGAGGGTCTCGACCAGTGA
- a CDS encoding MFS transporter yields the protein MAIGAGVGRAPTGKPVALWTGPLGRTTVGLFALAFLVAFESLAVITVMPEVARDLDGLGAYAVAFAAPIAVSILSRTVAVPWIDRSGPGPALAGGVAVFALGLLACGTASTMTWFLVGRAVQGLGMGAIGVGLYVVVARAYPVDLRPRALAVMTSAWTLPAVVGPAIAGGLAHLLGWRAVFLMAPALAVVSLAVAWRPVRDLGGAVETPDRAGPAARRVPVAAAATAGGAVLLLSVAGQRAVAWWPYLLVGSAVLLAGAVRQLVLPRTWTGGRGLPSLMGARSLLASAYFAAEVYVPLALVDLHDVPVGLAGAVLSVAAFTWFAGAWAVSRPERLGPFLATTQRRAALGAGAICLGILAVPLVLLPQVPVVLVVAAWAVGGFGMGAAMTSFVTEVLSRSAPGEQASSSASLQTSDSVAESTALALGSAVFESVVVHGVGAAVLAAFVVPVGCAVAALVVLRRGFTS from the coding sequence ATGGCGATCGGAGCAGGGGTGGGGAGAGCGCCGACGGGGAAGCCCGTCGCGCTGTGGACGGGGCCCTTGGGCCGGACGACGGTCGGGCTCTTCGCCCTGGCGTTCCTGGTGGCCTTCGAGTCGCTGGCGGTCATCACGGTGATGCCCGAGGTGGCGCGGGACCTGGACGGGCTCGGCGCGTACGCGGTCGCCTTCGCCGCGCCGATCGCCGTGAGCATCCTGTCGCGCACCGTCGCGGTGCCGTGGATCGACCGCTCCGGCCCCGGCCCGGCCCTCGCCGGGGGCGTGGCGGTCTTCGCCCTCGGGCTCCTCGCGTGCGGGACGGCGTCGACCATGACCTGGTTCCTCGTCGGGCGCGCCGTCCAGGGCTTGGGAATGGGGGCGATCGGCGTCGGTCTGTACGTCGTGGTCGCGCGGGCCTACCCGGTCGACCTGCGGCCTCGGGCGCTCGCCGTCATGACCAGCGCATGGACGCTGCCGGCCGTGGTCGGACCAGCCATCGCGGGAGGGCTCGCCCACCTGCTCGGCTGGCGTGCCGTCTTCCTGATGGCCCCGGCCCTCGCGGTCGTGAGCCTCGCCGTCGCCTGGCGGCCCGTCCGGGACCTCGGTGGAGCCGTCGAGACCCCCGACCGGGCCGGTCCGGCCGCACGACGTGTCCCGGTGGCGGCCGCCGCGACGGCCGGCGGTGCGGTGCTCCTGCTCTCCGTCGCCGGCCAGCGCGCGGTCGCGTGGTGGCCCTACCTGCTCGTGGGCTCGGCGGTGCTGCTCGCGGGGGCGGTCCGGCAGCTCGTCCTGCCACGGACCTGGACCGGCGGACGGGGCCTGCCGTCGCTCATGGGTGCCAGGTCCCTGCTCGCCTCGGCCTACTTCGCCGCCGAGGTCTACGTGCCGCTCGCCCTCGTGGACCTGCACGACGTGCCGGTGGGCCTGGCAGGCGCCGTGCTGTCCGTGGCCGCCTTCACCTGGTTCGCCGGCGCGTGGGCCGTCTCGCGTCCTGAGCGCCTCGGTCCCTTCCTGGCGACCACGCAGCGTCGGGCCGCTCTCGGCGCCGGCGCCATCTGCCTGGGCATCCTGGCGGTGCCCCTCGTGCTGCTGCCGCAGGTCCCGGTCGTGCTCGTGGTCGCGGCCTGGGCCGTGGGCGGGTTCGGCATGGGTGCGGCGATGACGTCGTTCGTCACCGAGGTCCTGTCGCGGTCGGCGCCGGGGGAGCAGGCATCGAGCAGCGCGTCGCTGCAGACCAGCGACTCCGTTGCGGAGTCCACCGCGCTGGCGCTGGGGTCGGCGGTGTTCGAGTCCGTCGTGGTCCACGGCGTGGGCGCCGCCGTGCTCGCGGCCTTCGTGGTCCCGGTGGGCTGTGCGGTCGCCGCCCTCGTGGTCCTGCGTCGCGGCTTCACCTCCTGA
- the soxR gene encoding redox-sensitive transcriptional activator SoxR → MRPTDQLTPQEVSQRSGVAVSALHFYESRGLISATRTSGNQRRYRREVLRRLAFVQFSQRLGIPLAEVGAALETLPADRTPTKRDWARLTARWREDIDRRIERLQRLRDDLDGCIGCGCLSLRSCAVYNHDDELAGLGSGPHRGLV, encoded by the coding sequence ATGCGCCCGACCGACCAGCTCACGCCCCAGGAGGTGTCGCAGCGCTCCGGCGTGGCCGTGTCGGCGCTGCACTTCTACGAGTCACGTGGACTCATCAGCGCCACGCGGACGAGCGGCAACCAACGGCGCTACCGGCGCGAGGTCCTGCGTCGCCTCGCCTTCGTCCAGTTCTCCCAGCGACTGGGCATCCCCCTCGCGGAGGTGGGTGCGGCGCTCGAGACCCTCCCGGCCGACCGCACGCCCACCAAGCGGGACTGGGCGCGCCTCACGGCCCGGTGGCGCGAGGACATCGACCGACGGATCGAGCGCCTCCAGCGCCTGCGCGACGACCTCGACGGCTGCATCGGCTGCGGCTGCCTGTCCCTGCGCAGCTGCGCCGTCTACAACCACGACGACGAGCTCGCCGGGCTGGGGTCCGGACCGCACCGCGGTCTCGTGTGA
- a CDS encoding AzlC family ABC transporter permease: MTPAERSSFREGLRLGVPFGLASFLLSMSFGVVAREAGFSLAAAVVMSLVVFAGSAQFAAVAVIATGGGAGAAVAAGTLMNSRFLPMGVALAPSLPGRAWWRGLQGQAVVDSSWAVAARGDGTFDRWRLFGTTAPQLVAWQLGTVVGAFGGDLIGDLERFGLDAIYPAFFLSILLPELRDRNRLGVAVVGGLLALALVPFAPPGVPVLAAGLAALWGLRRRDQGRRDQGRRDQGPRDQGPRDQGPREQGPPGPDLQDPA; encoded by the coding sequence GTGACCCCGGCCGAACGGTCCTCCTTCCGAGAGGGCCTGAGACTCGGCGTGCCGTTCGGACTCGCCTCGTTCCTGCTGTCGATGTCGTTCGGCGTGGTGGCCCGAGAGGCCGGCTTCAGCCTGGCTGCGGCCGTCGTGATGTCGCTGGTGGTGTTCGCCGGGTCCGCCCAGTTCGCGGCCGTCGCCGTGATCGCGACCGGTGGCGGGGCCGGCGCGGCGGTCGCCGCAGGCACGCTCATGAACTCGCGGTTCCTGCCCATGGGGGTGGCGCTCGCACCGTCACTGCCTGGCCGCGCCTGGTGGCGCGGGCTGCAGGGCCAGGCCGTCGTCGACTCGTCGTGGGCGGTCGCCGCCCGCGGGGACGGGACGTTCGACCGCTGGCGGCTGTTCGGGACGACGGCACCCCAGCTGGTGGCCTGGCAGCTCGGCACGGTGGTCGGCGCGTTCGGCGGCGACCTCATCGGCGACCTCGAGCGGTTCGGGCTCGACGCGATCTACCCCGCGTTCTTCCTCAGCATCCTGCTGCCGGAGCTGCGTGACCGGAACCGGCTCGGCGTGGCCGTCGTCGGCGGGCTGCTTGCCCTCGCCCTCGTGCCCTTCGCCCCGCCCGGGGTGCCCGTGCTGGCGGCCGGGCTCGCGGCCCTGTGGGGGCTGCGCCGTCGGGATCAGGGCCGTCGGGATCAGGGCCGTCGGGATCAGGGCCCTCGGGATCAAGGCCCTCGGGATCAAGGCCCTCGGGAGCAGGGCCCCCCTGGCCCGGACCTGCAGGACCCGGCATGA
- a CDS encoding AzlD domain-containing protein, translating to MSTVWWTILGLALATAAVKGVGPVLLGGRDLPERFTGVIVLMAPALLTALVVTSVLADGDRWHAGADTVGVATAGVAAWRGASVITTIGIAVVLTALLRLAGLP from the coding sequence ATGAGCACGGTGTGGTGGACGATCCTCGGTCTCGCCCTGGCCACGGCCGCGGTGAAGGGCGTCGGACCCGTGCTGCTGGGCGGGAGGGACCTGCCGGAGCGGTTCACGGGGGTCATCGTGCTCATGGCACCCGCCCTGCTCACCGCCCTGGTGGTCACCAGCGTGCTCGCCGACGGCGACCGGTGGCACGCCGGCGCCGACACCGTCGGGGTCGCGACGGCCGGCGTGGCGGCCTGGCGCGGCGCGTCGGTGATCACGACCATCGGCATCGCCGTGGTCCTCACCGCCCTGCTCAGGCTCGCGGGGCTGCCGTAG
- the lysA gene encoding diaminopimelate decarboxylase, producing MMRSHEAGALHGQAGDRGPAWLRKPDDADALVPHLWAQNVSKVDGVVTVAGEPVTDLAEEFGTPLYVIDEDDFRARARAFRDAFPDADVYYAGKAFLCVATARWVNEEGLNLDVCTGGELAVALRAGFPPARIGLHGNNKSVAELRRALEVGVGRIIVDSLEEIDRLQALTAETGREAAVMVRVTAGVEAHTHEYISTSHEDQKFGFSIADGAALAAVRRVLSAQRPEGGGLRLLGLHSHIGSQIFVTDGFEVATRRVLRLHAQIATELGVTPPELDLGGGFGIAYTTQDDPRSPEDLAGGLLKIVDDECAAMGLEVPRISIEPGRAIAGPSTFTLYEVGTTKEVGLDGGASRRYVAVDGGMSDNIRPALYSADYSCTLASRRSTSHPVLSRVVGKHCESGDIVVKDEYLPADVAAGDLLAVPGTGAYCRSLASNYNHVPRAAVVAVRDGEARLVLRRETEDDLFTLDVG from the coding sequence GTGATGAGGTCCCACGAGGCGGGCGCCCTGCACGGACAGGCCGGCGACCGCGGACCCGCCTGGCTGCGCAAGCCCGACGACGCCGACGCGCTGGTCCCGCACCTGTGGGCCCAGAACGTGTCGAAGGTCGACGGCGTGGTCACCGTCGCGGGGGAGCCCGTCACCGACCTCGCCGAGGAGTTCGGGACCCCGCTCTACGTCATCGACGAGGACGACTTCCGGGCCCGGGCCCGGGCGTTCCGCGACGCGTTCCCCGACGCCGACGTCTACTACGCCGGCAAGGCGTTCCTCTGCGTCGCGACCGCCCGATGGGTGAACGAGGAGGGCCTCAACCTCGACGTCTGCACCGGGGGTGAGCTCGCGGTCGCGCTGCGCGCCGGCTTCCCTCCGGCCCGCATCGGCCTGCACGGCAACAACAAGTCGGTCGCCGAGCTGCGCCGTGCGCTCGAGGTGGGGGTCGGGCGGATCATCGTCGACTCGCTCGAGGAGATCGACCGTCTCCAGGCGCTGACCGCCGAGACCGGGCGCGAGGCCGCCGTCATGGTCCGCGTCACCGCCGGCGTGGAGGCCCACACCCACGAGTACATCTCCACGTCGCACGAGGACCAGAAGTTCGGCTTCTCGATCGCCGACGGTGCCGCGCTCGCCGCGGTCCGTCGTGTGCTCTCGGCGCAGCGTCCTGAGGGTGGGGGCCTGCGGCTGCTCGGCCTGCACTCGCACATCGGGTCGCAGATCTTCGTCACCGACGGCTTCGAGGTGGCCACGCGGCGCGTGCTGCGGCTGCACGCCCAGATCGCCACCGAGCTCGGCGTCACGCCGCCCGAGCTCGACCTCGGCGGGGGGTTCGGCATCGCCTACACCACCCAGGACGACCCGCGCTCGCCCGAGGACCTCGCCGGCGGCCTGCTCAAGATCGTCGACGACGAGTGCGCGGCGATGGGTCTGGAGGTCCCGCGCATCTCGATCGAGCCCGGCCGGGCCATCGCCGGCCCGTCCACGTTCACGCTCTACGAGGTCGGCACCACCAAGGAGGTCGGTCTCGACGGCGGCGCCTCGCGTCGCTACGTGGCCGTCGACGGCGGGATGAGCGACAACATCCGTCCCGCGCTGTACAGCGCCGACTACTCCTGCACCCTCGCGTCGCGTCGGTCCACGTCGCACCCGGTGCTGAGCCGCGTCGTCGGCAAGCACTGCGAGAGCGGCGACATCGTGGTCAAGGACGAGTACCTCCCGGCCGACGTCGCTGCGGGCGACCTGCTGGCGGTGCCCGGGACCGGCGCCTACTGCCGATCGCTGGCCAGCAACTACAACCACGTGCCGCGGGCGGCCGTCGTCGCCGTCCGCGACGGCGAGGCTCGCCTCGTGCTGCGCCGCGAGACCGAGGACGACCTCTTCACGCTCGACGTCGGCTGA
- the argS gene encoding arginine--tRNA ligase: MTPEQLSDVIVSALSRLADEGRLSLPDGVPTQVHVERPKVKEHGDYATNIALQLGKKAGLNPRDLATDLAAVLAEHDGVSAAEVAGPGFLNLRVAASAQGQVAEKVLQGGADYGRSDLYAGQKVNLEFVSANPTGPIHIGGVRWAAVGDSLGRLLSFAGADVTREYYFNDHGAQIDRFARSLLASARGQDAPEDGYGGQYIHDIAADVVAKHPDAASLPDAEAVELFRAEGVDQMFAEIKASLHDFGVDFDVYFHENDLHESGAVDRAIARLDELGKMYERDGARWLRTSDYGDDKDRVVVKSDGQAAYISGDLAYYLDKRERGFDRCLIMLGADHHGYVSRMLAMCAAFGDEPGVNLELLIGQMVNLLRDGQPLRMSKRAGTVISLEDLVEAIGVDAARYALARYSTDSQIDLDLDLWASTTNDNPVYYVQYAHARLSSILRNATDLGIEHGLDRFDPGLLEHEKEGDLLRALASFPEVAARAAELREPHRVARYLERTAAAFHAFYAVCRVLPQGDEDVSDVHRARLVLVDATRQVVANGLALLGVSAPERM, encoded by the coding sequence GTGACTCCCGAGCAGCTCAGCGACGTGATCGTGTCCGCCCTCTCCCGGCTCGCCGACGAGGGTCGTCTGAGCCTGCCCGACGGCGTGCCGACGCAGGTGCACGTCGAGCGTCCGAAGGTCAAGGAGCACGGCGACTACGCCACCAACATCGCGCTGCAGCTGGGCAAGAAGGCCGGGCTGAACCCGCGCGACCTGGCCACCGACCTGGCCGCCGTCCTTGCCGAGCACGACGGCGTCAGCGCGGCCGAGGTCGCCGGGCCCGGGTTCCTCAACCTGCGGGTCGCCGCCTCCGCCCAGGGACAGGTCGCCGAGAAGGTGCTGCAGGGCGGAGCCGACTACGGCCGCAGCGACCTCTACGCCGGCCAGAAGGTGAACCTCGAGTTCGTCAGCGCCAACCCCACCGGGCCGATCCACATCGGCGGCGTGCGCTGGGCCGCCGTGGGCGACTCGCTCGGCCGACTCCTCTCCTTCGCCGGCGCCGACGTCACCCGCGAGTACTACTTCAACGACCACGGGGCACAGATCGACCGGTTCGCCCGGTCCCTCCTGGCGTCCGCCCGCGGACAGGACGCACCGGAGGACGGCTACGGCGGCCAGTACATCCACGACATCGCCGCCGACGTCGTCGCCAAGCACCCCGACGCCGCCTCGCTCCCCGACGCCGAGGCCGTCGAGCTGTTCCGCGCCGAGGGCGTCGACCAGATGTTCGCGGAGATCAAGGCGTCGCTGCACGACTTCGGCGTCGACTTCGACGTCTACTTCCACGAGAACGACCTGCACGAGTCCGGTGCCGTGGATCGCGCCATCGCTCGCCTCGACGAGCTGGGCAAGATGTACGAGCGCGACGGCGCTCGCTGGCTGCGCACGTCCGACTACGGCGACGACAAGGACCGTGTGGTCGTCAAGTCCGACGGGCAGGCCGCGTACATCTCCGGCGACCTCGCCTACTACCTCGACAAGCGCGAGCGCGGTTTCGACCGGTGCCTGATCATGCTCGGCGCCGACCACCACGGGTACGTCTCCCGGATGCTGGCCATGTGCGCGGCCTTCGGTGACGAGCCGGGCGTCAACCTCGAGCTGCTCATCGGGCAGATGGTCAACCTGCTGCGCGACGGCCAGCCGCTGCGGATGAGCAAGCGGGCCGGCACGGTGATCTCGCTCGAGGACCTGGTCGAGGCCATCGGTGTCGACGCCGCCCGGTACGCGCTGGCGCGGTACTCCACCGACTCCCAGATCGACCTCGACCTGGACCTGTGGGCGAGCACCACGAACGACAACCCCGTCTACTACGTCCAGTACGCGCACGCCCGCCTGTCGAGCATCCTGCGCAACGCCACCGACCTCGGCATCGAGCACGGGCTCGACCGGTTCGACCCGGGACTGCTCGAGCACGAGAAGGAGGGTGACCTCCTGCGGGCGCTCGCCAGCTTCCCCGAGGTCGCGGCACGCGCCGCCGAGCTGCGGGAGCCGCACCGGGTGGCTCGCTACCTCGAGCGGACCGCGGCGGCGTTCCACGCCTTCTACGCCGTCTGTCGGGTGCTGCCCCAGGGCGACGAGGACGTGAGCGACGTCCACCGCGCGCGCCTCGTCCTCGTCGACGCCACGCGCCAGGTGGTCGCCAACGGTCTGGCGCTGCTGGGCGTCTCGGCCCCGGAGCGCATGTGA
- a CDS encoding response regulator transcription factor produces the protein MPTVLVADDTPSIRFLIRTNLELAGFDVEEAVDGLDCLEKLRESADRGSLPDVITVDVMMPRQDGVSTVHAIRSDPRLRHLGVVMVTTQNHPADVQRGVKAGVDAYVTKPFDPDFLVATVRDVIRQRAQG, from the coding sequence GTGCCCACCGTCCTGGTTGCCGACGACACGCCGTCGATCCGGTTCCTCATCCGGACGAACCTGGAGCTCGCCGGGTTCGACGTCGAGGAGGCGGTCGACGGTCTGGACTGCCTGGAGAAGCTTCGCGAGTCGGCCGACCGAGGGAGCCTCCCCGACGTGATCACGGTCGACGTGATGATGCCGCGGCAGGACGGTGTCAGCACGGTGCACGCCATCCGGTCGGACCCCCGGCTGCGGCACCTCGGCGTGGTGATGGTGACCACCCAGAACCACCCGGCCGACGTCCAGCGGGGTGTCAAGGCCGGCGTCGACGCCTACGTGACGAAGCCCTTCGACCCCGACTTCCTCGTGGCCACGGTCCGCGACGTCATCCGCCAGCGCGCGCAGGGCTGA
- a CDS encoding cytochrome P450, whose amino-acid sequence MSIQHQIRSQAGARAASTLRWGLGHALPRAAIRGSSKRGDLHGRLIEASDEAETFALFDQIRAGGPLHRARFAYVTATQPVVKEVLTSPDMRTGIDFGPGGPLAKVSGWAFRSAPLGPLTPPSLLVTEPPDHTRYRKLVTRVFSVKAVQGLRERTQQIADELLDGLDPTRPVDLVEAYCSQLPVTVIAEILGVPREDQHRVLRFGTGAAPSLDLGLSWSVFRRVESSLTEFDRWLEQHIEKVRREPGDDLLSQLVTAHDDGEVLSDAELKSTAGLVLAAGFETTVNLLGNGIRLLHDHPDQLAVLREDPTVWPNAVDEALRHDPPVLLTGRMAARDTEIAGERVPRGSMITTLLAGANRDPEVFADPARFDVTRANAGDHVSFSSGRHYCLGAALARMEGEVGLRTIFERFPDLRLEPGATRRPTRILRGHATLPATLAP is encoded by the coding sequence ATGTCGATCCAGCACCAGATCAGGTCGCAGGCGGGGGCCCGCGCGGCCAGCACCCTGCGGTGGGGCCTCGGGCACGCCCTGCCCAGGGCTGCCATCCGTGGCTCGTCCAAGCGGGGCGACCTGCACGGTCGTCTGATCGAGGCGTCCGACGAGGCCGAGACCTTCGCGCTGTTCGACCAGATCCGCGCCGGGGGACCGCTGCACCGCGCGAGGTTCGCCTACGTCACGGCCACGCAGCCGGTGGTCAAGGAGGTGCTGACGAGTCCCGACATGCGGACCGGCATCGACTTCGGGCCGGGCGGACCGCTGGCCAAGGTCAGTGGCTGGGCCTTCCGGTCGGCGCCGCTCGGCCCGCTGACCCCGCCGTCGCTCCTGGTCACCGAGCCGCCGGACCACACCCGGTACCGCAAGCTCGTCACCCGCGTCTTCTCGGTGAAGGCCGTGCAGGGTCTGCGGGAGCGCACCCAGCAGATCGCCGACGAGCTGCTCGACGGCCTCGACCCGACCCGGCCCGTGGACCTGGTCGAGGCCTACTGCTCGCAGCTGCCGGTCACGGTGATCGCCGAGATCCTCGGTGTGCCGAGGGAGGACCAGCACCGGGTCCTGCGCTTCGGCACCGGCGCGGCGCCCTCGCTCGACCTCGGGCTGTCGTGGTCGGTCTTCCGTCGGGTCGAGTCGTCGTTGACCGAGTTCGACCGGTGGCTCGAGCAGCACATCGAGAAGGTGCGCCGAGAGCCCGGGGACGACCTGCTGAGCCAGCTGGTGACCGCGCACGACGACGGGGAGGTGCTGAGCGACGCCGAGCTCAAGTCCACCGCAGGGCTGGTGCTGGCGGCCGGCTTCGAGACGACGGTGAACCTGCTGGGGAACGGGATCCGGCTGCTGCACGACCACCCCGACCAGCTCGCCGTGCTGCGCGAGGACCCCACCGTGTGGCCGAACGCCGTCGACGAGGCCCTGCGCCACGACCCGCCGGTGCTCCTCACCGGACGCATGGCGGCGCGTGACACCGAGATCGCCGGCGAGCGAGTGCCGCGCGGCTCGATGATCACCACCCTGCTGGCCGGTGCCAACCGCGATCCCGAGGTCTTCGCCGACCCGGCGCGCTTCGACGTGACCCGTGCCAACGCGGGCGACCACGTGTCGTTCTCCTCGGGACGGCACTACTGCCTCGGAGCGGCGCTGGCCCGCATGGAGGGCGAGGTCGGCCTGCGCACGATCTTCGAGCGGTTCCCGGACCTGCGGCTCGAGCCGGGCGCCACTCGCCGACCCACCCGCATCCTGCGGGGCCACGCGACGCTCCCGGCCACGCTCGCACCGTGA
- a CDS encoding MarR family winged helix-turn-helix transcriptional regulator: MPSREAWLSESEADAWLDLVALAELLPAALDAQLSRDSGLTFFDYFTLAQLAEAPGRSLRMSDLAAQTNATAARLSRVVGRLETDGLVERVRDESDGRARHARLTAAGVRALAEAAPGHLRTVRRLFADALDPDQMARLSELCRLLLVSLDPDRVMLAQTLAGRAGRAGLSSPPR, encoded by the coding sequence ATGCCCTCCCGCGAAGCGTGGCTCTCCGAGTCGGAGGCCGACGCGTGGCTCGACCTCGTCGCCCTGGCCGAGCTGCTCCCCGCTGCCCTCGACGCCCAGCTGTCCCGCGACTCCGGGCTCACCTTCTTCGACTACTTCACACTCGCGCAGCTGGCCGAGGCGCCCGGCCGCTCGTTGCGCATGTCCGACCTCGCCGCGCAGACGAACGCCACCGCGGCTCGCCTGTCGCGCGTGGTCGGCCGCCTCGAGACCGACGGACTCGTCGAACGGGTCCGCGACGAGAGCGACGGACGCGCTCGACACGCCCGCCTCACCGCGGCCGGGGTCCGCGCGCTCGCCGAGGCGGCACCCGGTCATCTGCGCACGGTGCGACGCCTGTTCGCCGATGCCCTCGATCCCGACCAGATGGCCCGACTCTCCGAGCTGTGCCGCCTGCTCCTCGTCTCGCTCGACCCTGACCGCGTGATGCTGGCGCAGACCCTGGCTGGACGGGCGGGGCGCGCGGGGTTGTCCTCCCCGCCACGCTGA